A region of Anolis sagrei isolate rAnoSag1 chromosome 2, rAnoSag1.mat, whole genome shotgun sequence DNA encodes the following proteins:
- the LOC137096301 gene encoding zinc finger protein 84-like: protein MKMEETPFKYLEDGINFNRKEVGTFSQETHISNKPFKCLQCEKSFSHKHDLICHQATHTVEKPFKCLECTKSFSRKLGLLYHQAVHTGEKPFKCLQCEKSFSHKRPLNRHEATHTGVKPFKCMQCEKSFSHKPDLVRHHATHTGEKPFKCLQCEKSFIQKVSLVHHQAIHTGEKPFKCLECGKSFSRKEGLVSHQATHTGEKPFKCLQCEKSFSHKRPLIRHEATHTGEKPFKCLQCEKSFSHKHDLVRHQATHTGEKPFKCLQCGKSFIQKVSLVHHQAIHTGEKPFKCLECGKSFTQKVSLVHHQAIHTGEKPFKCLDCGKSFSQKGGLVSHQATHTGKKPFKCLQCEKSFSNKKALFRHQAIHTGEKPFQCLECGKSFTRKFNLGNHQAVHTGEKPFKCLECGKSFSRKFCLVHHQAIHTGDKPFKCLECGKSYNRKKRFIHHQAAHTREKPFKCSDMH from the coding sequence ATGAAAATGGAGGAGACAccatttaaatatttggaagatgGAATTAATTTCAATAGGAAGGAAGTGGGCACCTTTTCTCAAGAAACTCACATAAGCAATAAACCATTTAAATgtttgcagtgtgaaaagagcttcagtcacaaacATGACCTTATTTGTCACCAAGCAACACACACAGTTGAAAAACCATTTAAATGTCTGGAATGTACAAAAAGTTTCTCTCGGAAACTAGGTCTTCTTTATCATCAGGCAGTTCACACCGGAGAGAAACCATTTAAGTGCTTGcaatgtgaaaagagcttcagtcacaagcGCCCCCTTAATCGTCAtgaggcaactcacacaggagtaaagccatttaaatgcatgcagtgtgaaaagagcttcagtcacaaacCCGACCTTGTTCGTCACCatgcaactcacacaggagagaagccatttaaatgcttgcagtgtgaaaagagcttcattCAGAAGGTAAGCCTTGTTCATCATCAGGcaattcacacaggagaaaaaccatttaaatgcttagagtgtggaaagagtttcagtcgGAAGGAGGGCCTTGTTtcccatcaggcaactcacacaggagaaaagccatttaaatgcttacagtgtgaaaagagcttcagtcacaagcGCCCCCTTATTCGTCAtgaggcaactcacacaggagaaaagccgtttaaatgcttgcagtgtgaaaagagcttcagtcacaagcATGACCTTGTTCGTCACcaagcaactcacacaggagagaagccatttaaatgcttgcagtgtggaaagagcttcattcagAAGGTAAGCCTTGTTCATCATCAGgcaattcacacaggagagaaaccatttaaatgcttagagtgtggaaagagcttcactcagaaggTAAGCCTTGTTCATCATCAGgcaatccacacaggagagaaaccatttaaatgcttagattgtggaaagagcttcagtcagaaggGAGGCCTTGTTTcccatcaagcaactcacacagggaaaaagccatttaaatgcttacagtgtgaaaagagcttcagtaaCAAGAAGGCCCTTTTTCGTCACCAGGCaattcacacaggggagaagccatttcaATGTTTGGAATGTGGGAAAAGTTTCACACGGAAGTTCAACCTTGGTAATCATCAGGCagttcacacaggagaaaagccatttaaatgtttggAATGTGGAAAAAGTTTCTCTCGGAAGTTCTGCCTTGTTCATCACCAGGCAATTCACACAGGAgataagccatttaaatgcttagaATGTGGGAAAAGCTACAATCGAAAGAAACGCTTCATTCATCATCAAGCAGCTCACACAagagaaaagccatttaaatgctcagACAtgcattaa